One Polyangiaceae bacterium genomic window carries:
- a CDS encoding DUF790 family protein produces MLTTDLLRYRRRNGELHLQYLGDKLADEAKVIAADYVDILMHSVGDSREDIDSALDAVPVPATMRVIGAGLRKLLDDRCTWDVPAGIDPEALRREVFLAAAAAHRALDVRGEFDRTTVLSEMAQRHATSPEAIDAALYADLRENQRLVDFQPLPPDALIERYNLGLAQAALLRATRVVVHVSGDSPDAYRRLFRAARFHGLLYVVERTPEKGYVITLNGPFSLFDAVQKYGLRLAMFLPRVVGMRKWHVRADLLWGKDKKPIALEITPKDRLVSHATDFPSSGPDLDAFCAAFERLESEWSVRENNHIFAMPGEVVCVPDLVFTNRDTGEEVFLEAFGFWSRDAVWRRIEVVRKGFPARILLAIGKQLRVSEEVLDEDAAGELYVYRATMSPRAILERLRRKG; encoded by the coding sequence GTGCTCACGACTGACCTCCTTCGCTATCGGCGCCGAAACGGTGAGCTTCACCTGCAATACCTCGGCGACAAACTTGCCGATGAAGCCAAGGTCATCGCTGCGGATTATGTCGATATCCTGATGCATTCCGTCGGTGATTCTCGCGAAGACATCGATTCGGCGCTCGATGCCGTTCCCGTCCCAGCCACGATGCGCGTCATCGGCGCGGGTTTGCGCAAATTGCTGGACGATCGCTGCACGTGGGACGTGCCCGCAGGAATCGACCCGGAAGCGCTGCGTCGCGAAGTATTTCTTGCAGCCGCGGCGGCGCACCGAGCGCTCGATGTGCGCGGCGAATTCGATCGTACGACCGTTTTGTCCGAAATGGCCCAGCGCCATGCGACGTCGCCCGAAGCCATCGATGCAGCGCTGTATGCCGATCTTCGAGAAAACCAGCGCCTCGTCGATTTTCAACCGCTGCCCCCCGATGCTTTGATTGAAAGGTACAATTTGGGGTTGGCTCAAGCTGCACTTTTGCGAGCGACCCGCGTCGTCGTGCATGTCTCCGGCGACAGCCCCGATGCTTATCGGCGCCTCTTCCGCGCAGCTCGGTTTCACGGCTTGCTTTACGTCGTCGAGCGCACGCCGGAGAAAGGTTACGTCATTACATTGAACGGTCCTTTCAGCTTGTTCGATGCGGTGCAAAAGTATGGCTTGCGGCTCGCGATGTTTCTTCCGCGCGTCGTGGGAATGCGCAAATGGCACGTGAGAGCCGACCTTCTTTGGGGCAAAGACAAAAAGCCCATCGCGCTCGAAATCACCCCCAAAGATCGCCTCGTTTCCCACGCGACCGATTTTCCTTCGTCGGGGCCCGATTTGGATGCTTTTTGCGCGGCCTTCGAAAGGCTCGAATCGGAATGGTCGGTACGGGAAAACAATCACATCTTTGCGATGCCGGGTGAGGTCGTTTGCGTGCCGGACTTGGTTTTCACCAATCGAGACACGGGCGAAGAAGTTTTCCTCGAAGCATTCGGTTTTTGGAGTCGCGATGCCGTATGGAGGCGCATCGAGGTCGTCCGCAAAGGATTTCCGGCGCGAATTCTTTTGGCGATCGGGAAACAACTGCGCGTGAGCGAAGAAGTGCTCGACGAGGACGCCGCGGGCGAGCTTTACGTCTACCGCGCTACGATGTCCCCTCGAGCGATTCTCGAACGGCTCAGGCGCAAAGGGTAA
- a CDS encoding glutathione S-transferase, whose protein sequence is MQYELYYWPGLQGRGEFVRLAFEEAGCPYLEMGRLPAKDGGGVRTIQRMMRGEANGLRPFAPPILKYGDLVIAQTSNILLWLAPRLHLVPNDEESRIEANQIQLTIMDLVSEVHDTHHPIASSLYYEDQKAEAKRRAETFVSSRMPHFLGYFEALLQRNAHGHGKHLVGNKLTYVDLSMFQVLEGLTYAFPQAFSHLNPSMPRLLALREHVASRPNIAAYLASPRRIAFNETGIFRQYPELDVQV, encoded by the coding sequence TTGCAATACGAGCTCTACTACTGGCCGGGGCTGCAAGGGCGAGGCGAATTCGTCCGCTTGGCTTTTGAAGAAGCTGGCTGTCCGTACCTCGAAATGGGGCGATTGCCTGCCAAAGATGGCGGTGGCGTGCGTACGATTCAGCGCATGATGCGTGGAGAAGCGAATGGATTGCGACCGTTTGCCCCGCCGATTCTAAAATATGGCGATTTGGTCATTGCCCAGACGTCCAACATCCTCTTGTGGCTCGCGCCGCGATTGCACCTCGTGCCAAATGACGAAGAAAGCCGCATTGAAGCCAATCAGATCCAATTGACGATCATGGATCTCGTCTCGGAGGTGCACGACACACATCATCCAATCGCTTCTTCGCTTTATTACGAGGACCAAAAAGCCGAAGCCAAGCGGCGCGCAGAGACCTTCGTGAGCAGCCGAATGCCGCACTTTCTTGGCTACTTCGAAGCTCTATTGCAACGAAATGCGCATGGCCACGGAAAACACTTGGTCGGCAACAAGCTCACGTATGTGGACCTGTCGATGTTCCAGGTGCTCGAAGGCCTCACATACGCATTTCCGCAAGCGTTTTCACACCTGAACCCGTCGATGCCGCGGCTGCTCGCGTTGCGTGAGCACGTGGCGTCACGGCCCAACATTGCCGCGTACCTCGCGTCCCCGCGTCGAATTGCATTCAACGAGACGGGGATTTTTCGCCAATATCCGGAACTGGATGTGCAGGTCTAG
- the trxA gene encoding thioredoxin produces MPVPLISEQDFEQEVLRSELPVLIDFYADWCAPCKTVAPEVEALSRELEGKAKFVKVNIDQSKRLAQALRIQAVPTLMVFFRGRPVAAEQGAVRKARLRDMLDPFLPRAEGAIKAVELAQLLKRGGVVPVDTREAAAFGRAHIPGAIHMPVEEIETRLAELHMLPGEPVLYCRAGDKTKQLAETLAQSGVPITFLEGGFLGWEAEGLPIERPD; encoded by the coding sequence ATGCCGGTACCCCTCATCTCCGAGCAAGACTTCGAGCAAGAAGTTCTTCGCAGCGAACTCCCCGTGCTCATCGACTTTTACGCCGACTGGTGCGCTCCGTGCAAAACGGTCGCGCCGGAAGTGGAGGCGCTTTCGCGCGAGCTCGAAGGCAAGGCGAAGTTTGTCAAGGTGAACATCGATCAGAGCAAGCGGTTGGCGCAGGCTCTGCGCATCCAAGCCGTTCCGACGCTCATGGTCTTCTTCCGAGGCCGGCCGGTTGCCGCCGAGCAAGGTGCAGTGCGCAAGGCGCGCCTGCGCGACATGCTCGATCCGTTTCTTCCGCGGGCCGAGGGAGCGATCAAAGCGGTCGAGCTGGCGCAGCTACTGAAGCGAGGAGGCGTCGTCCCCGTCGACACGCGCGAGGCAGCGGCGTTCGGTCGTGCGCACATTCCGGGAGCGATCCACATGCCGGTCGAGGAGATCGAGACGCGTCTTGCCGAGCTGCACATGCTTCCGGGCGAGCCGGTGCTTTACTGCCGCGCGGGCGACAAGACGAAGCAGCTTGCGGAAACCCTTGCCCAGAGCGGCGTGCCGATCACGTTCCTCGAAGGCGGGTTTCTTGGGTGGGAAGCCGAAGGGCTACCGATCGAACGGCCGGATTGA